The following proteins come from a genomic window of Elusimicrobiota bacterium:
- a CDS encoding YecH family protein: MNASIHGHEVMKKMLESKEPFTAESLEQAIHGWFGTSARFHTCSAENMTAGELVDFLAARNKFVGGPSGFGMRPENICDHE; this comes from the coding sequence ATGAACGCGTCCATTCACGGCCACGAAGTGATGAAAAAGATGCTGGAATCCAAGGAGCCCTTCACGGCGGAATCCCTCGAGCAAGCCATTCACGGCTGGTTCGGGACTTCAGCGCGGTTCCACACGTGCTCGGCGGAAAACATGACGGCGGGCGAGCTGGTGGACTTTTTGGCCGCGCGCAACAAATTCGTTGGAGGCCCCTCGGGTTTCGGTATGCGGCCCGAGAACATTTGCGATCACGAATAG
- a CDS encoding ThiF family adenylyltransferase: MGKTEFLNKLKTYGIYDRETFWADAFSRDIGLLSRADQMALAGARVAIAGLGGVGGVHLVTLARAGVGKFNIADFDVYEPANMNRQFGATVPALGRPKLDVMEEEALAINPFLEIRKFDTGVTAANVDDFLDGVDVVLDGVDFFCFEARRMVFNRARAKGIPVVTAGPLGYSSALLVFSPDGMSFDDYFDVNDQTSNRDALIAFAVGLAPRSTHGRYMDFSRVSFNRRRGPSLDVACQLCSALAVTEAMRLILKKEGLAPAPVYRQFDPYLNRFVTGRLRWGNRGPLQRLRRAVMAYLLDDRGFKRLPPAQWPTRRTWSSPIPKDVLKSLLLAGTYAPSVLNAQPWSARLGPDEIRVKAGDAGVDMTGTGTLMALGAVAENMKIAAANLGLAGDIRFSAGTESENPSFLLSVRGADVPKDFLFESVWERHTNRRHYDKRPLPEGSRESLDQLIEVFPGVRVHWIVDPTALKRVARVVFQSERARVADERIHRVVNEKIRWTREEIACRPDGLPLGNLEAGKIGEVFLRATRSWSVMRWANRLGLGHLAARHVARGVLESSGVALLTARGKDRDAVFAGGRAMERFWLGLTHLGLSVQPITPIHHFYDQWNTFGAKTFSPESREILERLWPDYQALFPSVDFARETHLLFVRVGYAPPMRWASPRFSPDQVLSFSQESQ; this comes from the coding sequence ATGGGCAAAACCGAATTTCTCAATAAACTCAAAACCTACGGCATTTACGATCGGGAAACGTTTTGGGCGGACGCCTTTTCCCGGGACATCGGTCTATTGTCCCGGGCCGACCAAATGGCCCTGGCCGGAGCGCGCGTGGCCATCGCGGGTTTGGGGGGGGTGGGCGGGGTTCATTTGGTCACCTTGGCCCGGGCGGGAGTGGGGAAATTCAACATCGCCGATTTCGACGTCTACGAACCGGCCAACATGAACCGGCAGTTCGGCGCCACCGTCCCCGCCCTGGGGCGGCCCAAACTGGATGTGATGGAGGAGGAGGCCCTCGCCATCAACCCCTTTTTGGAAATCCGAAAGTTCGACACCGGCGTGACGGCCGCCAACGTCGACGATTTTCTCGACGGCGTCGACGTCGTCTTGGACGGCGTGGATTTTTTCTGTTTCGAAGCGCGGCGGATGGTTTTCAACCGGGCCCGGGCCAAGGGGATCCCCGTGGTGACGGCGGGCCCCCTGGGGTACAGTTCGGCCTTGTTGGTCTTTTCGCCGGACGGCATGAGTTTCGACGACTATTTCGACGTGAACGACCAAACCTCCAACCGGGACGCTTTGATCGCTTTCGCGGTGGGTCTTGCGCCCCGCTCCACGCACGGTCGTTACATGGATTTCAGCCGCGTGAGCTTCAACCGACGGCGGGGGCCGTCCTTGGACGTCGCTTGCCAGTTGTGCAGCGCGTTGGCGGTGACCGAGGCCATGCGTTTGATTTTAAAAAAGGAGGGGTTGGCCCCGGCGCCCGTTTACCGCCAGTTTGACCCCTACCTCAATCGGTTCGTCACAGGTCGGCTGCGTTGGGGAAACCGCGGGCCCCTGCAAAGGCTGCGACGGGCCGTGATGGCCTATTTGTTGGACGATCGGGGGTTTAAACGGTTGCCCCCGGCCCAATGGCCGACCCGCCGGACTTGGTCCTCTCCGATTCCCAAGGATGTATTGAAAAGCTTGTTGCTGGCCGGCACCTACGCGCCGTCGGTTTTAAACGCGCAACCCTGGTCGGCGCGCCTCGGGCCCGATGAAATTCGGGTCAAGGCGGGGGATGCGGGGGTCGACATGACCGGCACGGGCACATTGATGGCTTTGGGCGCCGTGGCCGAAAACATGAAAATAGCGGCCGCCAACCTGGGGCTCGCCGGGGACATTCGATTCAGCGCGGGGACGGAGTCGGAGAATCCGTCGTTCCTTCTGTCGGTGCGCGGGGCCGACGTGCCCAAAGATTTTCTTTTCGAATCGGTGTGGGAACGGCACACCAACCGTCGTCATTACGATAAAAGGCCCTTGCCCGAAGGTTCCCGCGAATCGCTGGACCAATTGATTGAGGTCTTCCCCGGCGTGCGGGTCCATTGGATCGTCGATCCGACGGCTTTGAAACGGGTGGCCCGTGTGGTTTTTCAGTCGGAGCGGGCGCGCGTGGCCGATGAGCGGATTCACCGTGTCGTCAATGAGAAGATCCGCTGGACGCGCGAGGAGATCGCCTGCCGGCCGGATGGTCTTCCCTTAGGGAACCTCGAAGCGGGAAAAATCGGGGAGGTTTTTCTGCGCGCCACGCGGTCGTGGTCGGTCATGCGATGGGCCAATCGGTTGGGATTGGGTCATTTGGCCGCGCGCCACGTGGCGCGCGGGGTCTTGGAATCCTCGGGCGTGGCTTTGCTGACCGCGCGCGGGAAGGACCGGGACGCCGTTTTCGCCGGGGGACGGGCCATGGAGCGATTTTGGCTGGGGCTGACCCATCTCGGGCTTTCCGTCCAACCGATCACGCCCATTCACCACTTTTACGATCAGTGGAACACGTTCGGCGCGAAGACGTTTTCTCCCGAAAGTCGGGAGATTCTGGAACGCCTCTGGCCGGATTACCAGGCGCTTTTCCCCTCGGTGGATTTTGCCCGGGAGACCCATTTGCTGTTCGTCCGCGTGGGCTACGCCCCTCCCATGCGTTGGGCGAGCCCGCGATTTTCCCCGGATCAAGTTTTATCCTTCTCCCAGGAGTCACAATGA
- a CDS encoding MoxR family ATPase → MAPLARQLEERIRAVVKGKNAVVRQALACVFAEGHLLIEDVPGVGKTTLALSLAKTLGLSLQRIQFTADLLPADILGVSVFNSRDNTFEFKPGPIFHHIILADEINRSSPKTQSALLEAMSERQVTTDQSTRPLPRPFFVIATQNPIEHHGTFPLPESQRDRFLMRLTMGYPDAADELEILRNAIDAHAAERLQAVTDAAGIRAGIDAVRAVRVDGALDEYILRIVRETRSSPYLDLGVSPRGALALRRVAQANAYLDARDFVTPDDIKSLAVSVLGHRVLPKGVDLGADADPGRRVLEDILARTPVPL, encoded by the coding sequence ATGGCCCCACTCGCCCGTCAATTGGAAGAACGCATCCGCGCCGTCGTCAAAGGCAAAAACGCCGTCGTCCGCCAGGCCCTGGCCTGCGTGTTCGCCGAAGGGCATCTCCTGATCGAAGACGTCCCCGGCGTGGGCAAGACCACCCTCGCCCTCTCCCTGGCCAAAACCCTCGGCCTCTCCCTCCAGCGCATTCAGTTCACGGCGGACCTCCTTCCCGCGGACATCCTGGGGGTGTCCGTCTTCAACAGCCGCGACAACACCTTTGAGTTCAAACCCGGCCCCATTTTCCACCACATCATTTTGGCCGATGAGATCAACCGGTCCTCGCCCAAAACCCAAAGCGCCTTGCTTGAGGCCATGAGCGAGCGCCAGGTGACCACCGACCAATCCACCCGCCCCTTGCCGCGCCCCTTTTTCGTGATCGCCACCCAGAACCCGATTGAGCACCACGGCACCTTCCCCCTGCCCGAATCCCAGCGGGACCGCTTTCTCATGCGCCTCACCATGGGCTACCCCGACGCGGCCGACGAGTTGGAGATCCTCCGCAACGCCATCGACGCCCACGCCGCCGAACGCCTTCAGGCCGTCACCGACGCCGCCGGCATCCGCGCGGGCATCGACGCCGTCCGGGCGGTGCGGGTGGACGGCGCCTTGGACGAATATATCTTGCGCATCGTGCGGGAAACCCGGTCTTCCCCGTATTTGGATCTGGGCGTGAGCCCGCGGGGGGCCTTGGCTCTCCGGCGCGTGGCCCAGGCCAACGCCTACTTGGACGCGCGCGATTTTGTCACCCCCGACGACATCAAATCCCTGGCCGTCTCGGTGTTGGGCCACCGCGTCCTCCCCAAGGGCGTCGACCTGGGCGCCGACGCCGACCCCGGCCGCCGCGTCCTCGAAGACATCCTCGCCCGGACGCCGGTCCCCCTGTGA
- a CDS encoding DUF58 domain-containing protein: MTDRPRGGIRAALRRWWNPPRTIHFTKAGRNVVLLAFGIGFAAMNTGNNLLYIIFGLLLGMILASGFVSEGVLRPVRVSLLWPGEIFAGAPFPLRVIINNPSRRPLIGLQAWATVTPPGSVAAETPPAAFLYVPARSQAGRDIPLAASARGDLRLVHIRVGTLFPFGFFEKSLRVPFDEVRVVYPARVPVPRRALALESPSPRQRTDRRGAGDAFWGLRDFQEGDSPRRVAWKSAARLGRLIVRENERETEKRLLLDLGRAEDWRRLPPAERENAVSFTASLALLKWSEGYDVGLVEGTLVLPPGRAPRHRQSFLTRLARLDPLALETPAPAPGARSVLDLWRRPL; this comes from the coding sequence GTGACCGATCGGCCCCGGGGCGGAATCCGGGCCGCGCTCCGTCGGTGGTGGAACCCGCCGCGCACCATCCATTTCACCAAGGCGGGCCGCAACGTCGTCCTGTTGGCCTTCGGCATCGGCTTCGCCGCCATGAACACCGGCAACAACCTGCTCTACATCATCTTCGGGCTTCTCCTGGGAATGATCCTCGCCTCCGGGTTCGTCTCCGAAGGGGTTCTCCGTCCGGTCCGCGTGTCGTTGCTCTGGCCGGGGGAAATCTTTGCCGGGGCGCCGTTTCCCCTGCGGGTGATCATCAACAACCCTTCCCGTCGGCCGTTGATCGGTCTTCAGGCCTGGGCCACGGTAACGCCGCCGGGCAGCGTCGCCGCCGAAACGCCTCCCGCGGCGTTCCTCTACGTCCCCGCTCGGAGTCAAGCCGGACGGGACATCCCCTTGGCGGCTTCCGCCCGGGGCGACCTGCGTCTCGTTCACATCCGCGTGGGCACCCTGTTTCCCTTCGGCTTTTTCGAGAAATCCCTCCGCGTCCCCTTCGACGAAGTCCGGGTGGTTTACCCCGCGCGGGTCCCGGTGCCTCGGCGGGCGCTGGCCCTCGAGAGCCCCTCGCCCCGCCAACGCACCGACCGGCGCGGCGCGGGGGACGCCTTTTGGGGCCTGCGGGATTTCCAAGAGGGCGACAGCCCCCGCCGCGTCGCCTGGAAAAGCGCCGCCCGCCTCGGTCGGCTGATCGTGCGCGAGAACGAACGGGAAACGGAAAAACGCCTTCTGCTGGACCTCGGCCGGGCCGAGGACTGGCGCCGCCTCCCCCCCGCCGAACGCGAAAACGCCGTTTCCTTCACGGCCTCCCTGGCTCTTTTGAAATGGTCCGAAGGCTACGACGTGGGCCTGGTGGAAGGGACTCTCGTGCTTCCCCCCGGCCGGGCGCCCCGCCACCGACAATCGTTCCTGACGCGCCTGGCCCGGCTCGACCCGCTGGCCCTCGAAACGCCGGCCCCCGCTCCGGGCGCGCGGTCCGTTCTCGACCTTTGGCGGAGGCCCCTGTGA
- a CDS encoding DUF3488 domain-containing protein, protein MTLALRRAVWVLTGIAVTALATSGEIGAARAAGFPALWAALFAIDEKGRLLKGARLQTILVLGFLFLGLARWVGQREPFLMVVADFLVAFLFTKGAFVKTVKDLQQMTALSFFILLAAASLSLNIGFLAAFVAYTLCATVVLTLFTLEGLAHQGDTPGPRRLAPVLARTAAISLFCASSLAFLMFVFFPRWSAAVFQGRFLGPLARAGFSDTIRLEGAGDIYRDPRIVLRVETGSPWDGYLRGSVLNRFDGARWTAAPLERTTLRGFRLIENRFVIPGGGTGPSGALRRQRIFLEPVDSPTLFASPWPAVIEAMLPRLLVAPDGTVRRSPEHKGRLAYTAYSHPRPMGLDSPTTEDTLLPPHWPGAERTRELLEKWRPRRANAIDTAEAVLARLKTDYGYSLEDEAGRAAQPVESFLFDVKRGHCELFATALAVMLRLDNIPARLVTGFRAHERNIDGGHYVVRAQDAHTWVEAWIDGRWVLLDPTPTARFAPPAQSALRRWKERWEYLNFLWNARVLSYDLETQKDIAVSAFQTSQRWDRKFQNLRDNWRERLKGRRAPSLSFRVGGGNGWWAVPTALVMASLFWVFLHRKKSARPATEVWFYRQALDALSRRGLARTPAETPREYQRRLSDRPEIGAPLQSITDLFCETRYGRRPLSADRESQARAALAALRRPARRP, encoded by the coding sequence GTGACCCTCGCCCTTCGCCGCGCCGTGTGGGTCCTCACGGGCATCGCCGTGACGGCCCTGGCCACCAGCGGCGAAATCGGCGCCGCCCGGGCCGCCGGTTTCCCCGCGCTGTGGGCGGCGCTCTTCGCCATCGACGAAAAGGGCCGCCTGCTCAAAGGGGCCCGCCTGCAAACCATTTTGGTCCTCGGGTTTCTGTTCCTGGGCCTCGCCCGCTGGGTGGGCCAACGGGAACCCTTTTTAATGGTCGTGGCGGACTTCTTGGTGGCCTTTTTGTTCACCAAGGGCGCCTTCGTCAAAACAGTCAAAGACCTCCAACAAATGACGGCGTTGTCTTTCTTCATCCTGCTGGCGGCGGCGTCGCTCTCCCTCAACATCGGATTCTTGGCGGCCTTCGTGGCCTACACCCTGTGCGCCACGGTGGTGTTGACGCTTTTTACCCTCGAGGGTCTGGCCCACCAGGGCGACACCCCCGGCCCGCGCCGGTTGGCACCCGTCCTGGCGCGCACCGCGGCCATTTCCCTTTTCTGCGCGTCGAGTCTGGCGTTCCTTATGTTCGTGTTTTTCCCGCGCTGGTCGGCGGCGGTTTTTCAAGGACGGTTCCTGGGCCCCCTGGCCCGGGCGGGCTTTAGCGACACCATCCGCCTCGAAGGCGCGGGCGACATCTACCGAGACCCGCGCATCGTCCTCCGCGTGGAAACGGGCTCCCCCTGGGACGGCTATTTGCGGGGGTCCGTCCTCAACCGGTTCGACGGCGCCCGCTGGACCGCCGCCCCCCTTGAACGGACGACCCTGCGGGGGTTTCGGCTCATTGAGAATCGCTTCGTGATCCCCGGCGGCGGCACCGGCCCCTCGGGCGCCCTCCGCCGCCAACGCATTTTTCTGGAACCCGTGGACTCCCCCACGCTTTTTGCCTCTCCCTGGCCCGCCGTGATCGAAGCGATGTTGCCCCGGTTGCTCGTGGCCCCGGACGGCACGGTGCGCCGCAGCCCGGAGCACAAAGGCCGCCTGGCCTACACGGCCTATTCCCACCCGCGCCCCATGGGCCTGGATTCCCCCACGACCGAAGACACGCTCCTGCCCCCCCATTGGCCCGGCGCCGAACGGACACGCGAACTCCTTGAAAAGTGGCGCCCCCGCCGCGCCAACGCGATCGACACCGCCGAGGCGGTCCTGGCGCGACTCAAAACCGATTACGGCTACAGCCTGGAAGACGAAGCCGGCCGCGCCGCCCAGCCGGTGGAATCTTTCCTTTTTGACGTGAAGCGCGGCCATTGCGAACTCTTCGCCACGGCGCTCGCGGTCATGCTGCGGCTCGACAACATCCCCGCCCGCCTGGTAACGGGCTTTCGCGCCCACGAACGAAACATCGACGGCGGCCACTATGTCGTCCGCGCCCAAGACGCCCACACCTGGGTCGAAGCCTGGATCGACGGCCGCTGGGTCTTGCTCGACCCCACGCCCACCGCGCGCTTCGCCCCCCCCGCCCAAAGCGCCCTGCGCCGATGGAAAGAACGCTGGGAATACCTCAACTTTTTGTGGAACGCCCGCGTGTTGAGCTACGACCTGGAAACGCAAAAAGACATTGCGGTGTCGGCTTTTCAAACCTCCCAACGGTGGGACCGCAAATTCCAAAACCTTCGGGACAACTGGCGTGAAAGGCTCAAAGGACGGCGGGCCCCGTCCCTCTCGTTTCGCGTGGGGGGTGGCAATGGTTGGTGGGCCGTGCCGACGGCCCTTGTGATGGCGAGTTTGTTTTGGGTTTTCCTCCATCGCAAGAAATCCGCTCGGCCAGCCACGGAGGTGTGGTTTTATCGGCAAGCGCTGGACGCTTTGTCCCGACGGGGCCTTGCCCGCACGCCCGCCGAAACCCCCCGGGAATATCAGCGCCGCCTGAGCGACCGCCCGGAGATCGGCGCTCCGCTCCAATCCATCACCGACCTCTTTTGTGAAACCCGCTACGGCCGACGGCCCCTGTCGGCGGACAGAGAGAGCCAAGCCCGCGCCGCCCTCGCGGCCTTGCGCCGCCCCGCGAGGCGCCCATGA
- a CDS encoding efflux RND transporter permease subunit, protein MKSLVKFCVDRPLGVLAVYAGLAVMGLFAWKSLPQELMPDLRFPQLSVVTLLPNASPEEVENLVTKPVEQIVGTVKNVRRVESVSKEQASVVNIQFRWDTDMDAAFLWVQEKLGLVQDLLPLEAKKPEVTRYNPFDRPVLLLAVTGDLPAVDLQHLVETRLRPALEKTLGVSGVDVSGGVEREIQVHVDAQRLAGHRLSLAEVADALRRRNVSRSAGSATEGMFDYPVTVTGVYDEVKAIGDTIVRAEGAGPGGRGEPVMLRLSSIGQVEDGFRERASHARYDGKDNISVAVFKRSESYPVDVSRDVRATLNEVTRQLPTGMALKVIYDQSVFIQEGISDVLGNVVFGGLLAYVVLWAFLRSHTRSLIVGFTIPLALLLTVSVFWRWGMTLNLLTLGGLALGVGMLVDTAVVIIENISRHRDGGKPLKESLLEGTEEVGGAVFFSVATTLAAFAPIPFAAVGVAQKVFTPIAVAVMVSQVASLLVGFTFVPALAVLLLENKTLSALRERRGGGAKVFWERLAGTAASVKANIDLRAPFLRRWGGGLAGARCQLESGYERALGVAVRDPRRVLKVVLIATLINGVGLFLIRREAMPDVDQSQFMMKVTLPTGARLEVTDGTMRRIEKVLSETPEVAHRNVIVGSSGGSALGALGAHQGQVVVDLADRLPTGKRRRRTARKIMEDTAQKLKALDLEGARVDFEAQGADVFSQVFGRAGADLVLEVKGAELGALQKTTDALKEKLRGIPGVAKMEDSRTLPSLQMQYELDESRLARDGLTVADVADAVLVAVHGQSPTAFREEGKEIPVRVRLREEDRRDAAALGRIVVPSPLDRSAAHPLEEYGRLSVSPGPSEIRRRDQQRVVLVSVFLSGKKVDDVLPAVREGLREFRNRRDTTVELGGELEETRASINSLFYGFVAAVALVYIVMVVQFNVLWVPCLALVAVPLAINGVTPALVLTGNTLNLMSGQGLMMLSGIVVNNSLMLLEFIQQRRAEGHDPAAAALESSRTRVRPILMTVTGNIAGLLPLALGIGRGAQMQAPMAIVVIFGLIVSTVLTLVVLPALYLEARRFFEKA, encoded by the coding sequence TTGAAATCCCTCGTTAAATTCTGCGTCGACCGGCCGCTCGGCGTGTTGGCGGTTTACGCCGGCCTCGCCGTCATGGGGCTCTTCGCCTGGAAAAGCCTACCCCAGGAATTAATGCCCGATCTGAGGTTCCCCCAGCTGTCCGTCGTGACCCTATTGCCCAACGCCAGCCCCGAAGAAGTCGAAAACCTGGTCACCAAACCGGTGGAGCAAATCGTCGGCACCGTCAAGAACGTGCGCCGCGTCGAATCTGTTTCCAAAGAGCAGGCGTCGGTGGTGAACATCCAGTTCCGTTGGGACACCGACATGGACGCCGCCTTCCTGTGGGTTCAAGAAAAGTTGGGGCTCGTGCAGGACCTCCTTCCGTTGGAGGCCAAAAAGCCCGAGGTGACGCGCTACAACCCCTTCGACCGGCCGGTCCTGTTGTTGGCCGTGACCGGGGACCTGCCCGCTGTGGATTTGCAGCATCTGGTGGAAACCCGCCTGCGCCCCGCCTTGGAAAAAACCCTCGGCGTGTCCGGCGTCGATGTGAGCGGGGGCGTCGAAAGAGAAATCCAGGTACACGTGGACGCCCAACGCCTGGCGGGGCACCGCCTGTCGCTCGCCGAGGTCGCCGACGCCCTGCGGCGGCGCAACGTGTCACGCTCGGCCGGTTCGGCCACCGAGGGGATGTTCGATTACCCCGTCACGGTGACCGGGGTCTACGACGAAGTCAAAGCCATCGGCGACACCATCGTACGGGCCGAGGGCGCGGGGCCCGGCGGCCGGGGGGAGCCGGTGATGTTGCGGCTGTCTTCGATCGGCCAGGTTGAGGACGGTTTCCGGGAACGCGCGAGCCACGCGCGCTACGACGGCAAGGACAATATTTCCGTGGCCGTCTTCAAGCGTTCCGAGTCCTATCCCGTGGATGTGTCCCGGGACGTCCGCGCCACGTTAAACGAAGTGACACGGCAATTGCCCACGGGCATGGCCCTGAAAGTGATTTACGACCAGTCGGTGTTTATCCAGGAAGGGATTTCGGATGTCTTGGGCAACGTGGTGTTCGGCGGGCTGTTGGCCTACGTGGTACTCTGGGCCTTTTTGCGCAGCCACACCCGGTCCCTCATTGTGGGGTTCACCATTCCTCTGGCGCTCTTGTTGACTGTGAGCGTGTTTTGGCGTTGGGGAATGACCTTGAACCTCTTGACCCTCGGCGGCTTGGCCCTGGGCGTGGGCATGCTGGTCGACACGGCGGTGGTGATCATCGAAAACATTTCCCGCCACCGCGACGGCGGAAAGCCCTTGAAAGAAAGCCTGTTGGAGGGGACCGAGGAAGTCGGCGGGGCCGTGTTCTTTTCCGTGGCGACGACCCTGGCGGCCTTCGCCCCGATTCCCTTCGCGGCGGTGGGGGTCGCGCAAAAAGTTTTCACACCGATCGCCGTGGCCGTGATGGTGAGCCAGGTGGCCTCGCTTCTCGTTGGATTCACTTTTGTCCCTGCGCTCGCCGTCCTGCTGTTGGAAAACAAAACCCTGTCCGCGCTGCGGGAACGCCGCGGCGGCGGGGCGAAGGTTTTTTGGGAGCGCCTCGCCGGGACGGCCGCCAGCGTGAAGGCGAACATCGACCTTCGCGCTCCCTTCCTTCGCCGTTGGGGCGGGGGTCTGGCGGGAGCGCGGTGCCAACTGGAGTCGGGGTACGAGCGCGCCCTGGGTGTCGCCGTCCGCGATCCGCGCCGGGTGCTGAAGGTGGTGTTGATCGCCACGCTGATCAACGGGGTCGGTTTGTTCTTGATCCGCCGCGAGGCCATGCCGGACGTGGACCAGAGCCAGTTTATGATGAAAGTGACCTTGCCCACCGGGGCCCGGCTCGAAGTGACGGACGGGACGATGCGGCGCATTGAAAAAGTCCTGTCCGAAACGCCTGAGGTGGCGCACCGCAACGTGATCGTGGGTTCTTCGGGCGGGAGCGCTCTCGGCGCCCTGGGAGCCCACCAGGGCCAGGTGGTGGTCGATTTGGCCGACCGGTTGCCGACCGGGAAGCGCCGTCGTCGAACGGCGCGGAAAATCATGGAAGACACGGCCCAAAAGCTAAAGGCGCTCGACTTGGAAGGGGCGCGGGTGGATTTTGAGGCCCAGGGGGCCGACGTGTTTTCCCAGGTGTTCGGTCGGGCCGGAGCGGACCTGGTGCTGGAGGTCAAAGGGGCGGAATTGGGCGCCCTTCAGAAAACCACCGACGCGCTCAAAGAGAAACTGCGGGGCATCCCCGGCGTGGCCAAGATGGAAGACAGCCGGACCTTGCCGTCCCTTCAAATGCAGTACGAGTTGGACGAATCCCGTCTGGCGCGCGACGGCCTCACGGTGGCCGACGTGGCCGACGCGGTGCTCGTGGCCGTGCACGGCCAGAGCCCCACGGCATTTCGGGAAGAGGGCAAGGAAATCCCGGTGCGGGTGCGCCTGCGCGAGGAGGACCGCCGGGACGCCGCCGCGTTGGGGCGGATCGTGGTCCCGAGCCCCTTGGACCGCTCGGCCGCCCACCCTTTGGAAGAGTACGGGCGGTTGTCGGTGTCGCCGGGGCCCAGCGAAATTCGCCGGCGGGACCAGCAGCGGGTGGTTTTGGTGTCCGTCTTTTTGTCCGGCAAAAAGGTTGACGACGTTTTGCCCGCCGTGCGTGAAGGCCTGCGCGAGTTTCGCAACCGTCGCGACACCACGGTGGAACTGGGCGGCGAGTTGGAGGAAACCCGGGCCTCCATCAACAGCCTGTTTTACGGGTTTGTGGCGGCGGTGGCCCTCGTCTATATTGTGATGGTGGTGCAGTTTAACGTGCTGTGGGTGCCTTGTTTGGCCCTGGTGGCGGTGCCCCTGGCGATCAACGGGGTGACCCCGGCCCTCGTGTTGACGGGCAATACGCTCAATTTAATGTCCGGACAAGGGCTTATGATGCTGTCTGGGATCGTGGTCAACAACTCCCTCATGCTTTTGGAATTCATTCAACAACGTCGGGCCGAGGGGCACGATCCGGCCGCGGCGGCCCTGGAGTCCAGCCGCACGCGCGTTCGGCCGATTTTAATGACCGTCACCGGGAACATCGCCGGGCTGTTGCCTCTTGCTTTGGGCATCGGCCGGGGCGCCCAAATGCAGGCCCCCATGGCGATTGTGGTGATTTTTGGGTTGATCGTGTCCACCGTTTTGACGTTGGTTGTCCTCCCCGCGCTGTACCTCGAAGCCCGCCGTTTCTTCGAAAAAGCCTAA
- a CDS encoding efflux RND transporter periplasmic adaptor subunit produces MQPPTPTTHQLKRRWPLLVGAALVIAGAWGMRRFQEYRMYRAQAIEADRAAKEAIPVKAYRVRPRDVAGALKRIGTIRARAETNLQFGAPGRVERFEAEKGQFVKKGALIAVLDQAEARNALNVAQLEYEKANVKYFRDRTIDRLTFEQAKARYNQARLEAAKTVIRAGHDGYLVEKWLNVGEHADPGTVIGKLMDKSRVTIEMDLSEDDIQHLKTGQKVAITVDAVPDYKEEGTVLSITPYLKGDTRSFSVKVDVPKNPDEKLTPGMFARCTIRRYEKAGALTVPMDAGAEVDEKTLRLFTVDSQNRAREKTVDILFMDEGQVEVGGLADNDLVVLTPGAEMRDGALLNVMDVFDPRAHVETSTAPAAGL; encoded by the coding sequence ATGCAACCGCCCACACCCACGACACATCAACTCAAACGCCGCTGGCCGCTCTTGGTCGGCGCGGCGCTGGTGATCGCCGGGGCCTGGGGAATGCGGCGCTTTCAAGAATACCGCATGTACCGCGCCCAGGCCATCGAGGCCGATCGCGCGGCCAAGGAAGCCATTCCCGTCAAGGCGTACCGGGTGCGCCCGCGCGACGTGGCCGGGGCCCTCAAACGCATCGGGACCATTCGGGCCAGGGCGGAAACCAATCTGCAGTTCGGCGCCCCCGGCCGGGTGGAGCGGTTTGAAGCCGAAAAGGGCCAATTCGTTAAAAAAGGCGCGCTCATCGCGGTCCTGGACCAGGCGGAAGCGCGCAACGCCCTCAACGTCGCCCAGCTGGAATACGAAAAAGCCAACGTCAAATATTTCCGTGACCGCACCATCGACCGCCTCACTTTCGAACAGGCCAAGGCCCGGTACAACCAGGCCCGGTTGGAGGCCGCCAAAACCGTCATCCGTGCCGGCCACGACGGCTACTTGGTGGAAAAATGGCTGAACGTGGGTGAACACGCCGACCCGGGCACGGTGATCGGGAAGCTGATGGACAAAAGCCGCGTCACCATCGAAATGGATCTTTCCGAAGACGACATTCAACACCTCAAAACGGGCCAAAAGGTGGCTATCACTGTGGACGCCGTACCGGACTATAAAGAAGAGGGGACGGTGTTGTCGATCACGCCCTACCTTAAGGGCGACACCCGGTCCTTCTCCGTCAAAGTGGACGTGCCCAAAAACCCCGATGAAAAACTGACCCCCGGCATGTTCGCCCGATGCACCATCCGCCGCTACGAAAAGGCGGGGGCCTTGACGGTGCCGATGGACGCCGGCGCCGAGGTGGACGAAAAGACCCTCCGCCTTTTCACCGTGGACTCGCAAAACCGCGCCCGCGAAAAAACCGTGGACATTTTGTTTATGGACGAAGGCCAGGTGGAAGTGGGCGGCCTGGCGGACAACGACCTCGTGGTGTTGACCCCCGGCGCCGAGATGCGCGACGGGGCTTTGCTCAACGTGATGGACGTTTTTGATCCCAGGGCCCACGTGGAAACCTCGACCGCCCCGGCCGCGGGGCTGTAG